In Populus trichocarpa isolate Nisqually-1 chromosome 7, P.trichocarpa_v4.1, whole genome shotgun sequence, the following proteins share a genomic window:
- the LOC7477966 gene encoding probable disease resistance protein At5g66890 has product MAAELLGGAVFGELLKVIENVAQKALVFKTKLKQIQETLESNIPILDEIKQLDEELDRRNEEIEKLMEVIRNGETLVLECSKIRWYHCWRRPKYTDKLIELERSINQFFQTVMPAQIARDTKEILLEVRGRKGSGSNGTIDGRDVSCAVPESLVNPVGLQVAIGELKMKLFKDGVSIVVLSAPPGCGKTTLARLLCHDKEVEEKFKDNIFYVIVSKNTNMEGIVRALFNHKGQKPPSDFRSDEDIVYRLEQFLNSIGPSPILLVLDDVWPESESFLEKFMFQIKDYKILVTSRSVFRRFGSTYELKPLNYEDSLTLFRSSAFLPHQSQDIPDKNVVSKIVKGCKGFPLALKVVGSSLCGEPEEIWKTRAMELSKVGSIFEYTDLLNSLQKSLDTLDNKVILKECFIDLCSFPEDQRIPVNALVDMWMELYNLDEEAYAVAKLQELCNRNLVDLVVTGNVASGCYNQQFAMQHDLLRELAICQSDSESIERRKRLILEISANNVPAWWMEQKQPNISCRLLSISTDEKFSSSWCFIQAPEVEVLVLNVRSKNHTLPEFIKKMEKLKVLIVENYGFFPTELNNFLLLGYVTNLKRIRLERVSIPPFAFTTVKLEILQKLTLYMCNISQAFSTSTILVSEALPNIMEINIEYSNDLIELPVEICLLTKLKKLSIINCHKLVALPKEIGKLVNLEVLRLGSCIELLELPNTIGGLCNLSVLDISECLGIERLPEEIGELQNLRQLLMMGCSCNCELPQSIMNLEHLKEVVCDEETAILWKPIMLVCKNLRIKVQKEEVNLNWLYNHRF; this is encoded by the exons ATGGCAGCTGAATTGCTTGGCGGAGCAGTGTTCGGAGAGCTGCTAAAAGTAATTGAGAATGTGGCACAAAAAGCCCTCGTGTTCAAGACCAAATTGAAGCAAATACAAGAAACTCTAGAATCCAACATTCCAATTTTAGATGAAATCAAACAGTTGGATGAAGAATTGGATCGTAGAAATGAagagattgaaaaattaatggaaGTGATCAGGAATGGCGAGACGCTCGTTCTTGAATGCTCAAAAATTCGTTGGTATCATTGTTGGAGAAGGCCAAAATACACAGACAAGCTCATCGAGTTAGAAAGATCAATCAACCAATTCTTTCAGACTGTTATGCCAGCGCAAATAGCAAGAGACACCAAAGAAATTCTGTTGGAGGTAAGAGGCCGCAAGGGTTCAGGTTCAAACGGAACGATTGATGGACGTGATGTCTCATGTGCAGTCCCAGAGTCTCTGGTGAATCCTGTTGGATTACAGGTGGCCATAGGAGAATTGAAGATGAAGCTGTTTAAGGATGGGGTGTCTATTGTTGTACTGTCTGCTCCTCCAGGCTGCGGAAAAACAACATTGGCAAGACTACTTTGTCATGATAAAGAAGTTGAAG AAAAATTCAAGGataacattttttatgttattgtgTCGAAAAACACCAACATGGAAGGCATTGTAAGGGCACTATTCAATCATAAAGGTCAGAAGCCCCCAAGTGATTTTCGAAGTGATGAAGATATAGTCTACCGGTTGGAGCAATTTTTGAACAGCATTGGACCAAGTCCAATATTGTTGGTCCTGGATGATGTTTGGCCTGAATCAGAGTCGTTTCTTGAAAAGTTTATGTTCCAAATCAAAGATTACAAGATTTTGGTAACATCAAGATCTGTATTTCGAAGATTTGGTTCTACATATGAATTAAAACCATTGAATTATGAAGATTCGTTGACTCTTTTCAGAAGCTCCGCATTCCTACCTCATCAGAGCCAGGACATTCCAGATAAAAATGTTGTCAGCAAG ATTGTGAAAGGCTGCAAGGGGTTCCCACTGGCCCTTAAAGTGGTTGGCAGTTCACTCTGTGGAGAGCCTGAAGAAATTTGGAAAACTAGAGCAATGGAGTTGTCTAaagttggttctatttttgAATACACTGACCTGCTCAATTCTCTCCAGAAAAGTTTGGATACCTTAGATAACAAGGTTATCTTGAAGGAGTGCTTCATAGACCTATGTTCATTTCCAGAAGATCAAAGGATTCCTGTTAATGCCCTTGTTGATATGTGGATGGAATTGTACAATCTAGATGAAGAAGCATATGCTGTCGCCAAACTCCAGGAACTCTGCAACCGGAATCTAGTTGATCTTGTAGTCACAGG GAACGTTGCTAGTGGCTGCTACAATCAGCAGTTCGCCATGCAACATGACCTTCTTAGAGAGCTAGCCATCTGTCAGAGCGACTCAGAGTCCATTGAGCGGAGAAAAAGACTAATTCTGGAGATAAGTGCAAATAATGTTCCTGCCTGGTGGATGGAACAGAAGCAGCCAAACATTAGTTGCCGCCTCTTGTCTATCTCCACAG ATGAAAAGTTCTCGTCAAGTTGGTGCTTCATACAAGCACCTGAAGTTGAGGTTTTGGTTCTTAATGTTCGATCAAAGAACCACACCTTACCAGAGTTCATAAAGAAAATGGAGAAGCTGAAAGTTTTGATAGTCGAGAACTACGGTTTCTTCCCAactgaattaaataatttcctACTTCTTGGCTACGTAACCAACTTGAAGAGAATCAGACTGGAGCGTGTTTCAATTCCTCCCTTTGCCTTCACCACTGTGAAGTTAGAGATTCTACAAAAGCTAACCTTGTATATGTGCAACATTAGTCAAGCTTTTAGTACCTCTACCATCCTGGTTTCAGAAGCATTGCCAAATATAATGGAAATCAACATTGAGTACAGCAATGATCTGATAGAATTACCGGTTGAGATCTGTCTTCTTACCAAGCTAAAGAAACTCAGCATCATCAATTGTCATAAGTTGGTTGCATTGCCTAAAGAAATCGGAAAGTTGGTTAATTTAGAGGTTCTAAGGCTTGGTTCCTGTATTGAATTGTTGGAGTTACCGAACACAATCGGGGGTCTCTGTAACTTGAGTGTTCTTGACATATCAGAGTGTTTAGGAATTGAAAGATTACCCGAAGAGATCGGCGAGCTGCAAAATCTAAGGCAGCTCCTTATGATGGGCTGCTCATGCAACTGTGAGTTGCCACAATCAATCATGAACCTTGAACATTTGAAGGAAGTCGTCTGTGATGAAGAAACAGCCATTTTGTGGAAACCAATTATGCTTGTTTGCAAGAATTTGAGGATTAAGGTTCAGAAAGAAGAAGTCAACTTAAACTGGCTTTACAATCATCGTTTTTGA